GGGGAACGACGCGCTGCTCTCGGTCCCGACGCCCGAGCACTATCTGCCGCTGCTCTATGTCATCGCGACGCAGCGCGACGGCGAACCGGTGAGCTATCCGGTCGACGGCGGCGACGGCGGCTCGATCTCGATGCTCAGCGTGCGCGTCGGCTAGTCCTTGGTACGCCGCCGTACACAAAATACCGCACCCGCCGCGCTAATCTGCAGCCCGTTAAGCTGGCTTGAGCAAGGAGGGGACGATGCGCTCCAGAACCACATGAAATGGCTGGAGCTTCGCGTCCGCTTTCCTTCAACGTCTGCCTCGTTGCGCTGGCGTTCGCCGCGCTGGGCCTGGCGGGATGTCATGCGGACTTCACCGAGCGGCTCGATTTTCGCGCCGACGGGAGCGGGACGATGACGGTGCGCGAAGTGATGGACGAGCAGTTCGCCCAGATCGCGCGCTCGCAGTCGCAAGATCCGTTCGGCATCGAAAAAGCGAAGAGCGAAGGCTGGGACGTCGAGCAGACGCTCGATGACAACGGAAACCACATCCTCACGATGCGCCGCGCGTTCGCCAGCGGCGGCGCGAACGGTGCGTTCCATGCCACGGGGCTCGGGCAGAAAACCGGACTGCGCAACATAGACGTCCTGCAGAGCGGCAACCCGTTCAGTACGACGGTTCGCTTGCACACGACGATCCCGCGCCTGCTGCCGAAGAGCCGCTCCGCAAATCCTTGGACGGCCGCGGGGGAAAGCATGGCCGCATCGATCGTGGGCATCCACCTCGTGATCTCGGCCCCGGGACGGATCGACGACACGAACGGCGAGCGCGCCAGCGACGGCTCGGTGCATTGGAACCTCTCCTTGACGGAGCCGACGACGATCGCGATGACCGTGACGTATCTCAACGTCGCGAACATCGTCATGTCGGCGGTTCTCGTGCTGCTGCTTGCCGCCGCAGCAGCCGTCGCCGTTCGCGCGCAGCGCCGCCGGCCGTCGACCGGCTATTTGGGATCGCCATGACGAACGGGCCGGCAAACGGCACCGAGCGCGCGAGGGGCCGCCTCATCGGCGAAAGCGGAAACTTCACCGGCCGCACCTTTCCGCTCGACAAAGAGCGCATCGTCGCCGGTCGCGATCCGGCGGCCTGCGACGTCGTCTTGCCGCAGCCGTTCATCTCGAAGACCCACGCGGCGTTCGAATCCGACGAGTCGGGACGCACGACGGTGCTCGACCTCGGCTCCAAGTTCGGCACCTTCGTCAACGGCGAGCGCGTTACCGAGCGCGTCCTCTTGGGCGGCGATCGCATCGGACTGGGACCGGACGGGCTGGTCGCGTTCCGCTACGCCGCGGGCCAAACTGCCGGAACGCCGAGCGCGGACACCTCCGCGGCGGATATCACGACGCTCGTCGACCGTGCCGAGGTGGAGGGCACGCGCACGCTGCACGTGGAGCGCAGCCGCGAGCTGAGGATCGGCCGCGCGCCCGACAACGACATCGTCCTCAACGCGGCGAGCGTTTCCCGGCATCACGCGAAGCTCGCGCTCGACGGAAGCTCCGGCGCGACCCTGCTCGACGTCGGAAGCACGAACGGAACCTACGTGAACGGCGAGCTGTTGCGTGAGCCGCGCCGTATCGAGCCCGACGACCTGGTCTTCGTCGGCGGCTTTCTCTTCAAGGTCGACGGCCAGACGATCCGCCAGATCGATCTGAGCGAAAGCCGCATCTGCGCGATCGGCCTGTCGAAGCAGATCAAGGGCGAGCCGGTGATCGACGACATCTCGCTCGCCGTCCTTCCGGGCGAGTTCGTCGGCTTGATGGGCCCGTCGGGGTGCGGCAAGTCGACCCTGATGGATGCGCTCGACGGACTGCAGCCCGCGCCCGTCGGTTCGGTGTTCCTCGGCGACTTGGACCTGTACCGCAACTTCAACTCGGTGCGCCGCTCGATCGGTCACGTGCCGCAGCACGACATCTTGCACGACGACCTCAGCGTCGGGCGCACGCTGCTGTACGCGGCGCGATTGCGGCTTCCCGAGACCGCGACGCCGACGGCCAAGCGCGTCGCCGTCGCCAAGGTGCTGGAGCTCGTCAACTTGCAGCACAAGGTCTCGACGGCGTTCAAAAACCTTTCCGGCGGCGAGCAGAAGCGGCTCAGCATCGCGATCGAGCTGCTTACCGAGCCGAACTTTTTGTTCTTGGACGAGCCGACCTCACCGCTCGACCCCGAGACGACCGAAGACCTGATGGCACGCTTCCGCAAGCTCGCGGACATGGGCCGGACCGTCGTGATGATCACGCACAAGTTCGAGATGTTCAGCTCGATGGACAGCGTGGGCTTTCTGGCCAAAGGCGGGCGCCTGGCGTTCTTCGGCCCGCCGCGCGCGGCCCTCCAGTACTTCGGCTGCACCGAGCCGGCGGACATCTTCCGCCGGATGCACCACGAGCCGCCGGAGAAGCTCGCGAAGCGGTACCAGACCTCGCCGCAGTACCAGACCTACGTGCAGCGGCGCGTCCGCCAGTCCGCGCTGATGCATGCGCCGCAGAACCGCACGGCGGCAGCGGCCGCGCCGGCGAAGTCGTCGCTGTTCGCGCAGCTGAAGATCTGGTGGACGCTCACCCAGCGCTTCGCCGAGATCAAGCTGAAGGACCGCCGCAACACGCTGCTGCTGCTCCTGCAGTCACCGCTCGTCGCCTTCATCCTGGTCAAGATCTCCGGGACGGTCGCCGCGGACGGCAAGACCGTCGCCAAGACGATGTTCATCTCGGCCGTGATCGCCGTCTGGTTCGGCGCCAACAACGCGATCCGCGAGATCGTCGCCGAGCTGCCGATCTACAAGCGGGAACGCCGTTTCAGCCTTCCGATCGGACCCTACGTCCTCTCGAAGTTCGCCGTGCTGAGCACGATCGGCGCGGTCCAGTCGTTCTTGTTCGTCTTCATCGTGACCAAGTTCGGATTGCTCGAGGCTGGCGATTTTTCGATCCTGTGGACGATCTTGTTCGTGACGACGCTCGGAGGGATCAGCATGGGGCTGTTCTTCTCCGCCGTCGTGAACTCGACCGAGAAGGCGGTGAGCATTCTGCCGCTCATCCTCATCCCGCAGCTGCTGCTCAGCGGTTTCTTGACGCCGATCGGCAACGTCTACGTCAACCTCAAGGCCGACAAGCCCGCCTCGGCCGCCGCCTACGACCGGTACGTCGAGCGCGGGAAGCCGCCGGACATGGAACCGATCGAGAAGCGCGACGGGCTCGGCGCGGGCCAACTCCTCACCACCGTGGTGCTGGCGCGCTGGTCGCTCGACGCGCTGCTGAGCGTCGCGAGCCTCGACAACGAGGCGACGCGCGACCGTGTCGCCGAGGGTGTCTCCGTCCCGGCGTACGCCTCCGTGCTGAACGGTGAGAGCGCGTCGGCGATCGAGCGCGCATACAAGCTGGGCACGGTCGAGGACCTGGCGATCATTGCGGCTTTCAGCCTGGCTCTTCTTCCGCTGACGATGTGGTCGCTCAAGCGCCACGACGTCTTGTGAGCGCACGCGGGCAGACGGCATGATCGGCGATCCGCTGCTGGGACGGGTGATCGGTGAGAAGTACCGGATCGACGCGGAGATCGGCGCCGGCGGAATGGCGACGATCTACCGCGCGACCCGGTTGCATATCGGCGACGCGGTCGCGATCAAGGTTCTTCATTCGGAGCTGCTGCGCGACCCGCAGTTCGCCGAGCGCTTCAAGCGCGAGGCCCAAGCCGCCGCGCGCCTCAAGCACCCGAACGTCGTCTCGATCTACGACTTCGGCGTCTCGGACGACGGTGTGATCTACCTCGTGATGGAGCTGGTCGAAGGCCCGAACCTGCGCACGATCATCAAGGACACCGGTCCGATGCCGGTGGCGCTGGCAGCCGAGATCATCCGCCAAGTCTGCGCTGCTCTCAGCGAGGCAGAGCGCCAGCACGTGGTGCACCGCGACATCAAACCGAGCAACATCGCGGTCGAAAGCACGCCGGACGGTCCGCGGGTGAAAGTGCTCGACTTCGGAATCGCGAGCCTGCGCAGTGGCGGCGCGGCGACGTTCTTCACCCAGACCGGCACCGCGCTCGGAACGCCCGCGTACATGTCGCCCGAGCAGTGTTTGGGTGAAGAGCTGGACGGGCGTTCCGACGTCTACAGCGTGGGCGTCGTCCTCTTCGAGATGCTGTGCGGCGTCGCGCCGTTCAACTCGCCGACGCCGACCGCGGTCGTCATGCAGCACGTGCAGCAGGCGCCGCCGCCGCTGCGCATTCTGAACGCGAGCGTCTCGCCGGCAGTCGAAGCAGTCGTGCTGCGCAGCCTGGTGAAAAGGCGCGAGGACCGTTATCAAACCGCGCGCGATTTGGCCGACGCGCTGACCACCGCCGCGACCGGGCCGCGGATCTCGCTCGGCCCCGACACGCTTGCAACGCCCGCATATGCGGTGCGGCGACTCGATGCGACGATGGTGCAGCCGGCGCTCGCCCCCGCCGTGCCCGTCGGAAGGAGCGGCGGGCGCGCATCCGGCGTGCTGATCGGGCTCGCGGTCGCCGCGGTTCTCGGGCTCGTCGGCTTCGGCGCCCAGCGCGCGTTCTTCACGCATCCTGCGACGAAGACTGCGGCGCATACGCCAGCGCGCCATCGGCCGCAACCCGCCCGCGCGGCGATCGCTCGTGCACCCGCGCTTCGGCCGCCGACCGCCGCGCGCTCGTCGGACCGCTATGTCGTGATCGCCTGCGGCGCGATCGTCGACCTGCGGACCGGGCTCCACTGGCTCGTCGGTCCCGACACGGACTTTTCGTGGTACGCGGCGCGCGCGTGGGCAGGTTCGGTCTCCGATTGCGGCACGCGGTGGTCGCTGCCCTCGATTCGACAGCTTGCCGCGCTCTATGATCCTGCGATGTCGGCCGGGATCGGCTACGCCGAGAACGGCGTGCACTATCCGGCGCACATCGATCCGATCTTCAGCGCGATCGGACACGGGTCGTGGATCTGGTCCGGCGAGCCGGGCGCGTACGACAACCGCGCGCGTTCGTTCAACTTCAACCAAGGGCTCGCGATCGAAGACCAGCCGATGCGCGCGGTCGGGATCCGGGTCATGGTCGTGCGCAACCCGCGCGCCGCACCTGCGGCGAATCCCCTGCCGTACCGGCCGCCGGCGTACGCGCGCGCCGGCTCGCCCGCCGAAACCGTGCGGCAGTACTATGCGCGCTTGAACGCGCACGATTTCCCCGGCGCGTACGCGCTGCTCAGCCCGGACTTTCAAGCGCACTTCCCCTTCTACCGCTGGCGCGCCGGTTATGCAACGACGCTCGCGTCGACCGCCGAGGTCCCCGAATCGACCGATCCGGCGCATGTGCCGTTCCGGCTCGTCGCGCGCGATGAGAAGAACGGTGAGATCGTGACGACCGTCTACGACGGCGCGTGGGCGCTCATCCCGGACGGCCGCGGCGGCTGGCTGCTCGACGAGGGCCGTATGGGCCTGGTGAGCGACCATTAGCCCGCGCATCACGCCGCTCGGCGCCCTCGCGGCGGCGATCGGCGTCTCGGCCTGCGCGGCGAGCATCTCCGCCGGAAGCGCGGTTCCTGCAGTGTCGGCCGTCGCACCGGCGCCGCCACCCGTTGCCGCAGAGTCCTTCGCGCCGTCGGTCGTTCCGCGGCCCAAGGAGCTCTCGCCGCGCGAGGGCACCTACGAATGGCCGGCGACGATGAGGGTCGTCGCCGCCGGGCGCGAAGCGAAAGCCGGCGCCGGAGCGCTGGAGCGTTTCGCGCGCGGCGCAGGCATCGCGGTGACGGAGACGGCCGAGCGGGGGCATGCGGACGTCGTCCTCGAGACCGCGCGCTCGTCCGACACGGCACTCGGTTCTGAAGGTTACATTCTCAAGGTGCGCGCGAACGGCATCTCGCTCGCTGCGAACGGCGCAGCGGGATTCAACCACGCCGCGCAAACGCTCGCGCAGCTCACGGCGCGCGCGCCGTCGGGACGGCTCCAAACCCACGCCCTCGAGGTTCGCGACTGGCCGGCGTTCGGCTGGCGTGGTATTCACCTCGACGTCAGCCGGCACTACTTCCCGCTCGAGACGCTCAAGCGATACGTTGATCTCGCGGAGCGCTACAAGCTGAACGTCTTCCACATGCACCTGACCGACGACGAGGGCTGGCGGATCGAGATCAAGCGCCGACCGCTGCTGACCGAGGTCGGCTCGTGCACCCCGGACCGCCGCAGCTGCGCGTACTACACGCAAACGCAAATTCGCGAGCTCGTCGCGTACGCGCGCGAGCGGAACGTCGAGATCGTTCCCGAGATCGACGTTCCCGGCCACTCCGGCGCCGCGACCCGTTCGTATCCCGACCTCGCCTGCGAGGGCGGTGGGGACCCGAGCGTGCTGTGCCCGACGGAGCAAACGTTCGCCTTTCTCGACGACGTCCTGACCGAAGTCGTTCAGCTCTTTCCCGGACCGTACGTCCACGTCGGCGGCGACGAGGTGTCGCGCCGAAGCTGGCGCTCCAGCGCCGAGGTAGCGCGCCTGATGCGGCGCAACAAGTGGGCGAGCTACGACGCGCTGCAGGCGTATTTCACGCAGCGACTCGCAGGATCGCTCGCGCGGCAGCAGCGCCGCGCCGTCGTCTGGGACGACGCCTTGAGCGGAACGGTGCCGCCGAACACCGTGATCATGGCCTGGCGCGGCGAACCGGCGGCTCGGCTCGGCTTGGCGCGTGGGTTCGACGTCGTCGCCGTTCCGGACGGACCGCTGTATTTCGACGGCTACCAAGGCGATCCGGAACAGGAGCCGTCCGCAATGCGGTTTCGCGCCACGCTGGAGCAGGTGTATCGGTACCGGCCGGTTGCGAGGAGCCCCGCCGGCGGACACGGCATCGTCGGCATGCAGGCCAACGTCTGGACCGAGCAGATCGCCACGCCCGATCATCTGTTCTACATGCTGCTGCCGCGCGAGCTCGCCCTGGCAGAGACCGCCTGGGCCGGTTCCGACGCGGCTGAATGGCTCGGCTTTCAGCGCCGTTTGCCCGCGCAATTGCAGTGGCTCTCGGCGAACGGCTACCGTTTTCGCATTCCGGACGTCGCGTTCACGTTCTCCGGCGGCGCCGTGCGGTTCGCGCCGCAGGGCACCAGCGTTCAGTCCGCGCGCGCGTACACCAGCGCGAGCTCGCTTCGGCTCGCACTCGATGCGCCGGTGGCCGGCGAGATCCGGTTCACGACCGACGGAACGCTCCCGACCGCGCGCGCGCAAAAATACGCGGCGCCGGTCGCGCTTCGCCTTGCTCCGGGCGAAGCGGTCGTGGTGCAGGCTGCGGCCTTCGTCGACGGCCGGCGGGGACCGATCGGCCGCTGCACCGTGCGCCGAACCGCGACGCTTCCGCCGCCGAACCAGACGTATTCGTCGTGGACGGCGCTCATCTCCGACCAGCGCCCCGGAATCTACGTTCCGCCCCGTTTTCCCTAGAGGGTACGCTCCATGATTCAGCCGCCTCTTCTCGGACAGGTCATCGACGGCAAGTACCGGATCGATGCGGAGATCGGCGCCGGCGGGATGGCGACGATCTACCGCGCGACCCGCCTGCAGATCGGCGACGCCGTCGCGATCAAGGTGCTCCATACCGAGCTGTTGCGCGAGCCGCAATTCGCCGAGCGCTTCAAGCGCGAAGCGCAGGCCGCGGCCCGGCTCAAGCATCCGAACGTCGTCGCGATCTACGACTTCGGCGTCTCGGCGGAAGGCGTGATCTATCTCGTCATGGAGCTGGTCGAAGGGCCGAACCTGCGCACGATCATCAAGGACACGGGGCCGATGCCCGCCGCGTTGGCCGCGGAGATCGTCCGCCAGGCGTGCGCCGCGTTGAGCGAAGCGCATCGGCAAGGTCTCGTGCACCGCGACGTCAAGCCGGCGAACATCGCGGTGGAGACGACGCCCGACGGACCGCGGGTCAAGGTGCTGGACTTCGGCATCGCGAGCTTGCGCACCGGCGGAACGTTCGCGAGCCTCACGCAGACCGGCGCCGTCATGGGGACGCCGGCGTACATGTCGCCCGAACAGTGCCTGGGCGAAGAGCTCGACGGGCGTTCCGACGTCTACAGCCTCGGCGTCGTGCTGTTCGAGATGCTGTGCGGCGTCGTGCCGTTCAACTCGCCGACGGCGACGGCCGTGGTGATGCAGCACGTGCAGCAGGCGCCGCCGCCGCTGCGCGTCCTGAACGCCAGCATCTCGCCGGCCGTCGAAGCCGTCGTCCTGCGCGCGCTGGCGAAGCGGCCGGAAGAACGCTTTCAAACCGCACGGGAGCTGGCCGACGCGCTCAGCGCGGCGGTGAGCGGGCCGCGGCTTTCGCTCGGCGCGGAGACCGTGGCAGCGCCCAGCTTTTCGGCACTGCGGCTCGATGCCACGACGGTGCAGCCGGCATTGCACGCGCCGACGCCGCCCATGCCGGCGCAACGGGCTCGCCCGCGCAGTTCGATCCCCGCCGGCGTTGTGATCGGCGTGCTCTTGGCCGTGTCGGTCGGTGCGGGATGGTTCGGCGTGCAGCGCTGGGTGACGAAGCCGGGCGCGGTGAGCGCGCGCGCGACGCAGTCGCCGCCGACCGCGACCGCCCAATCCCGCGCCGTGGCGCGCAACCCGCTTGCCGGCGTGCGCGAGAACCCAGTCAACCTGGTGAAGCAGTACTACCGCCTCTGGAACGAACGCCAGTACGCGACGATGTACGCGATGCTCTCCTCCCGGATGCAGCGCAAGAACCCGTACGACCAGTACGTGAAGTATCATTCGCTCGTCATGCGCATCGACGTCGACGCGGCGCCGGGTTCGGCACCCGAGATCGTGGACGTGAGCATCGTCTCGCGCGACCGCGAGCGGAACGGCGCGATCACCGAGAACTACAACGCGGGACAATGGCTCGTGGCGGTCGAGAACGGGCAGCTCAAGCTGGACGATCAGACGGCGCACGGGACGCGGCCTTCGGTCGTGGTCGCCGCAGCACCGATTCCGGTGTACCCGACCGCCGCGCCGGTGTACGCGACGCCGGCAGCGGTCTACGCCACACCAGCCTATGCTGCGGCCCAGCAAGCCGAGGCGCCGGTGGACGCGGTGAGCTTCGTCCGCCAGTACTATCGCCTGTGGAACATGCGCGCGTACGACACGATGTACGGCATGCTTTCGCCGAACATGCAGCGGACGCATCCGTACGCCGACTACGTCAAGTACCACGCGATGGTCGTCCACATCGATGCCGACGTAACTCCGACCGGCTCACCGCTCGCCGTGAACGTACGAATCGTTTCGCAAGACCGCGAAAAAGACGGGTCGATCACTCAGTCCGTCAACGAAGGCCAATGGTTCCTCACGTACGATAGCGGGCTCAAGCTGAACGAGCAAAAGGTGCACGAGGTCAGCAGCACCGCGCACCGCCCGCTGCCCGAAACTGCCTCAGTCATTCCGGCTCGCTCCGGCAGGTTCAACAACTCACTGCCCGCCGGATTCGCGTCGTTCCCGAGCGCGCCGGGGATTTTCGACCGCGGCGTCGGCTGCGTGTCGGGAACGCAGCGCGTCGTGTTCTACAACGACTACACCGTGGCGGTGCACTTCGACGCGGCGCTGCAGCACATCGACTCTGAATCCGAGATAAGCTTTGCGGCGGCGACGAAACTCGGGCGGCTGCACCTCTTGCCGGGCCAATCGGTTACGGTGAGCGGGGACGTTCCGATCTGCAAGAGCCAGCTTCGCACGTGGGCGTACAACGTGCGATTCGGCGAAGACACGTAGCGCAAGGCGCGCGGCCTCATCTCACGGCGGGCTCCTCGACGGTCAGCGTGCCGGCGTCGCCGTCAAAGCTTACGTTCATCCCGAGCGGCAGCGTCCACTGCTCTTCGACGTGACCGGCCGGCAGGCGCGTGATCATCGGTTTCTTCAGCGCGACGAGCCGGTCGCGCAACGTCTCGTCGATCGTCCAGGAGGGCTGATCGTCGTCTGCTCTCGGAACACAATCGCGAAAGCTCCCGAGCGCGATTCCGGCGACCGACCCGAGGTCACCGCTGAGCGTCAATTGCGTCAGCATGCGATCGATGCGATAGGGAGCTTCTCTGACGTCCTCCAGCATGAGGATGTTCCCGGCGCAGGGCACCGCGTAGGGCGTGCCGACGAGCGCCGCCACGATCGAGAGGTTGCCGCCGACCAGCGGCGCGCGCGCCTTGCCGCGCGAGAGCGTTCCGATCGCCGGGACGCGCAACGCTCCCAGCGCGTCCTTCGACATCAGGGCGTTGCGGATCCCGGCGACCGTGCGGTCCGGAACGGCGTGGCCGGCGACCGGACCGTGAAACGTGATCAGCCCCGTTCGCAACGTGATCGCGTTGAGCAGCGCCGTCAAGTCCGAGAAGCCGAGGACGATCTTCGGATCGCGCTTCAGCGCTCCGTAGTCGATGCGGTCGAGAATCCGCATGGTGCCGTAGCCGCCGCGGAGCGAGAAGATGGCGCGAACGGTGGGATCGCGGGCGAACCGGTTAAAGTCGTCGGCGCGGGTGGCGTCGCTGCCGGCGAGGTAGCCGTCGTGGTCGTGAAGATGGTCGCCGAGAACGAGCCGGACGCCGAGCGCCGCCGCTTGCCGCTTCGCAACATCGAGATCCGCGGCGTGACGAAGCGGTCCGGCAAGCGCGACGAGACCGACCTTGTCACCCTTCATCAGGCGCGGCGGCTTGACGGCGGTGCCGGGCAGCTTCGCAGGCGCCGGAGCCGGTGCGGCGCCCGTCGCGCCGAACGTCGCGCCGGCGCAGCCCGCGAGAGGAGCCGTGAACGCGCGCCGCTTCATGCGTGAAAAATTCCGCGCGGCGATGAATCGACCTGCCGCCCGGAAGGGCCAGGTAACGGAGCAAGGCTTCCCCGGTCGCGAACAGAAGCCGTCAGCGCAGCAATGGAAAACGATCCTCTTCTCGGGCGGGTGATCGACGGCAAGTACCGGATCGATGCGGAGATCGGCGCGGGCGGGATGGCGACCATTTACCGCGCGGCTCGGCTGCACATCGAGGACGTCGTGGCGATCAAAGTGCTGCATTCCGAGCTGCTGCGCGAGCCGCATTTCGCCGACCGGTTTCGGCGCGAAGCACAGGCCGCCGCCCGCCTCAAGCATCCGAACGTGGTCGCGATTCACGACTTCGGCGTCACCGGCGACGGCGTGATCTATCTCGTGATGGAGCTCGTCGAAGGACGGAACCTGCGCGCCGTCATTCGCGAGCGGGGACCGCTTCCGGCCGCTTTTGCAGCGGAGATCGTTCGCCAAGTCTGCGCGGCGCTCACCGAAGCGCATCGCCGCGGGATCGTGCACCGCGATCTCAAGCCGGCGAACATCGCAGTCGAGGACTCGCTCGACGGGCCGCGGGTGAAGGTGCTCGATTTCGGCATCGCGAGCTTGGCCACCGGTCAAACGATCGCGAACTTGACGCAGACAGGGACGCTGCTGGGAACGCCGGCATACATGTCGCCCGAGCAGTGCATGGGCGAAGAGCTGGATGCGCGCTCCGACGTCTACAGCGGAGGCGTGGTGCTCTTCGAGATGCTCTGCGGGGTGGTGCCGTTCAACTCGCCAACGCCGACCGCGGTGGTGATGCAGCACGTGCAGCAGGCGCCCCCGGCGCTGCGCGTGCTCAACGCCAGCGTCCCGCCGGCGGTCGAGGACGTCGTGCTGCGCGCGCTGGCGAAGCGGCGCGAGGACCGTTTTCAAACCGCGCACGACTTGGCGGACGCGCTCACCGCGGCCACGCGCGGGTCGCCGCTTTCGCCGAGCGCCGAGTCCTTGGCCGCGCCGCGGCTCGCACCGCAACTCGGCCCGACAATGATGCAGCCGGCATGGCGTGCAGCTTCTGCATCGCAGGAGCCGTCCGGCGCGCGCAGCGGGCGCACCGCCGGGTTCGCCATCGGGCTCGGCGCAGCACTCGCGCTCGCGCTCGTGCTGTTCGGCGTGCAGCGCTTTCTTTCACCGCGCGAACCGTCGCGAGCAGCGGCGCAGCTTACGCCGGCGCCCGCGACCGCCGCGCCGGCTCGGGCCGAAGCAAGACCGGCCGTACGCGCGCCGCCGCCGCTCGACGTGCAACAGAGCACCGCCGCGGTCGTTCAGACGTACTACGGTTTGTGGGACGCGCACCGGCTGCCCGAGGCGTACGCGCTGCTTTCCCGGCGCTATCAAGCCGAGCATCCGTACCCGTCCTGGTCCGCATCGCATTCGAGCGTCGTGCACATCAGCGTGCAGACCACCCCGACGAACGACCCGATGACGGTCACCGTGGTCGTTCGCTCCCTCGACCGAACGCCGTACGGAACGGCCGGCAGCGAGTACCAGGGCACCTGGCGGGCGGTATCGGAGGACGGGGTCACGCGGCTTGACCAAGTCGCGCTCGACCGCACGCGATGAAACCGCCGCGCGGCGAGCATTGCCGGCCTTGAAGCGGCAAGCGGCACTTGCGGTTCTTACCGGAGCCGCGCTGGCGCTGGTGGCCGCGTCCGGGGCACACGGGAATGCGCCGGTCTGGTACGCCGCCCGGGTCGACGGCGCGACGCACCTCGAGAGCGGCGCCGACACGGTCCTCCCCGCCGCGTCCGTGATCAAATTGCTGATCGCGTTGGCGCTTGTCGAGGAGGCGCACGCCGGACGTTTCAATCTGACTTCGCGAGTCTCGCTCGCCGCGCAAGACCAGGTCGGCGGCTCCGACCGCTTCGGCGCAGCCTCGCCGGGCAGCTACCCCGCCGCCGCGCTGCTCGATGCGATGCTGTCCGTGAGCGACAACACGGCTTCGAACGCGCTGCTGCGAGCGGTCGGAATGTCGCGCTGCAACCAGGTCGCCGCGGCGCACGGTTTGCGGTCGACCAGAATTCGCCGGCGCTTCTACGACTGGGCCGCGCAGCGCCGCGGGCTCGAAAACGAGACGACGGCGCGCGAAGCCGCTCAACTGTTGTTGCTCATCGCCGGCGAGGCTCGGCAGCGCTCCGGCGCGGTGGTCGCACGCCGGGCGATGAGCGCGCTGCTCGCGCAGACGGACCGTGAAACGATTCCGGCTGCGTTACCGAACCGTACCGGCATCGCCAACAAAACCGGCGAACTCCCCGGCGTCCGCAACGATGTCGCGATCGTCGGATACGGGCACTCCGACGCGTACGTCGTCGCCGTGTTGGATCGCTACGCAAGCGGAAACCGAACCGGCGCGGTCGCGGCGATCCGCGACGTCGTCCGCATGGTCGATCGACGGCTGCGCCGGGGTCTCTCACGGTGAGCGCAGGCCGAACGCCTTGAACAGCACGCGTTTCGGGCGCATTCCGTCGAACTCGCCGTAGTGGATGCGCTCCCAAGGACCCAGATCGAGCCGGCCTTCCGTCACCGGCACGATCACCTGGTGGCCGAGGAGCATCCGCTTGAGGTGCGCGTCGCCGTTGTCCTCGCCGGTGTGGTGGTGCGCGTAGTCC
Above is a genomic segment from Candidatus Eremiobacterota bacterium containing:
- a CDS encoding protein kinase — its product is MIQPPLLGQVIDGKYRIDAEIGAGGMATIYRATRLQIGDAVAIKVLHTELLREPQFAERFKREAQAAARLKHPNVVAIYDFGVSAEGVIYLVMELVEGPNLRTIIKDTGPMPAALAAEIVRQACAALSEAHRQGLVHRDVKPANIAVETTPDGPRVKVLDFGIASLRTGGTFASLTQTGAVMGTPAYMSPEQCLGEELDGRSDVYSLGVVLFEMLCGVVPFNSPTATAVVMQHVQQAPPPLRVLNASISPAVEAVVLRALAKRPEERFQTARELADALSAAVSGPRLSLGAETVAAPSFSALRLDATTVQPALHAPTPPMPAQRARPRSSIPAGVVIGVLLAVSVGAGWFGVQRWVTKPGAVSARATQSPPTATAQSRAVARNPLAGVRENPVNLVKQYYRLWNERQYATMYAMLSSRMQRKNPYDQYVKYHSLVMRIDVDAAPGSAPEIVDVSIVSRDRERNGAITENYNAGQWLVAVENGQLKLDDQTAHGTRPSVVVAAAPIPVYPTAAPVYATPAAVYATPAYAAAQQAEAPVDAVSFVRQYYRLWNMRAYDTMYGMLSPNMQRTHPYADYVKYHAMVVHIDADVTPTGSPLAVNVRIVSQDREKDGSITQSVNEGQWFLTYDSGLKLNEQKVHEVSSTAHRPLPETASVIPARSGRFNNSLPAGFASFPSAPGIFDRGVGCVSGTQRVVFYNDYTVAVHFDAALQHIDSESEISFAAATKLGRLHLLPGQSVTVSGDVPICKSQLRTWAYNVRFGEDT
- a CDS encoding LD-carboxypeptidase, producing the protein MKRRAFTAPLAGCAGATFGATGAAPAPAPAKLPGTAVKPPRLMKGDKVGLVALAGPLRHAADLDVAKRQAAALGVRLVLGDHLHDHDGYLAGSDATRADDFNRFARDPTVRAIFSLRGGYGTMRILDRIDYGALKRDPKIVLGFSDLTALLNAITLRTGLITFHGPVAGHAVPDRTVAGIRNALMSKDALGALRVPAIGTLSRGKARAPLVGGNLSIVAALVGTPYAVPCAGNILMLEDVREAPYRIDRMLTQLTLSGDLGSVAGIALGSFRDCVPRADDDQPSWTIDETLRDRLVALKKPMITRLPAGHVEEQWTLPLGMNVSFDGDAGTLTVEEPAVR
- a CDS encoding serine/threonine protein kinase, translated to MENDPLLGRVIDGKYRIDAEIGAGGMATIYRAARLHIEDVVAIKVLHSELLREPHFADRFRREAQAAARLKHPNVVAIHDFGVTGDGVIYLVMELVEGRNLRAVIRERGPLPAAFAAEIVRQVCAALTEAHRRGIVHRDLKPANIAVEDSLDGPRVKVLDFGIASLATGQTIANLTQTGTLLGTPAYMSPEQCMGEELDARSDVYSGGVVLFEMLCGVVPFNSPTPTAVVMQHVQQAPPALRVLNASVPPAVEDVVLRALAKRREDRFQTAHDLADALTAATRGSPLSPSAESLAAPRLAPQLGPTMMQPAWRAASASQEPSGARSGRTAGFAIGLGAALALALVLFGVQRFLSPREPSRAAAQLTPAPATAAPARAEARPAVRAPPPLDVQQSTAAVVQTYYGLWDAHRLPEAYALLSRRYQAEHPYPSWSASHSSVVHISVQTTPTNDPMTVTVVVRSLDRTPYGTAGSEYQGTWRAVSEDGVTRLDQVALDRTR
- a CDS encoding serine hydrolase; its protein translation is MAASGAHGNAPVWYAARVDGATHLESGADTVLPAASVIKLLIALALVEEAHAGRFNLTSRVSLAAQDQVGGSDRFGAASPGSYPAAALLDAMLSVSDNTASNALLRAVGMSRCNQVAAAHGLRSTRIRRRFYDWAAQRRGLENETTAREAAQLLLLIAGEARQRSGAVVARRAMSALLAQTDRETIPAALPNRTGIANKTGELPGVRNDVAIVGYGHSDAYVVAVLDRYASGNRTGAVAAIRDVVRMVDRRLRRGLSR